The proteins below are encoded in one region of Tolumonas auensis DSM 9187:
- the nifT gene encoding putative nitrogen fixation protein NifT — MPNIMFRQHDDGLYCYIAKRDLEAKVAQLQFEQDDNWGGRVDLDNGEAYFLEPQVKPSLPITLRLKRAGE, encoded by the coding sequence ATGCCTAACATTATGTTCCGTCAGCACGACGATGGTTTGTACTGCTACATCGCCAAACGTGACTTGGAAGCCAAAGTGGCTCAACTGCAATTCGAGCAGGATGACAACTGGGGTGGCCGGGTTGATCTCGACAATGGCGAAGCTTATTTCCTGGAACCGCAGGTAAAACCTTCATTGCCAATCACACTGCGTCTGAAGCGCGCAGGCGAATAA